Proteins encoded within one genomic window of Bacillus sp. F19:
- a CDS encoding DNA translocase FtsK codes for MSWFSKMINYFAGETETDKQLEQAAAEKRQIPEQQQPVHRAPVPPKTQTSNVKNVETKVAYQYPKGNFKFPMIPDNQKTRSEPRRKSSASAKIERTKPQKLSSTGHMPGKAARIKTNTDSKRPFHPTEIPSPIYGFRPRDNQEPLEYRISPRDEANQTGSEPGSSLFKSFQQAAQSTESVLSKLNEHKRAELLKREAARMREIQDVRIPAAALHEKLEKDDPAILKTEAADSVSEIIPENSLQKSIIPDKSLDKEKETPFLSFASDEDHEEINSDTVEHVNVITEDTLTLPYENKEVAVTAEETEIVMAEYAHPPIVKSEEDFSLIDENEEKQTLTEWTPNEEHAEVPEPDVLTASDDELKLHTATADKHHYEKEEENRVTDEPAINRTERSNENPAEKVIENRSTRSTVPFNVMMFGRDKQKIQKSEGSSNSGSSYLFPSLQLLNIPPKEYVDDVDWLREQTELLNVTLENFNVKARVVHVTQGPAVTRLEVQPEPGVKVNKITNLTDDIKLSLSAKDIRIEAPIPGKNRIGIEVPNRHSKMVYLREILRSAEFRNNPSPLTAALGLDISGQAVVTDLKKMPHGLIAGATGSGKSVCINTILVSLLYKASPHEVKLLLIDPKMVELAPYHNVPHLVSPVITDVKAATGALKWAVEEMERRYELFAHAGARDISRYNELAAKHNSGEHMPYLVIVIDELADLMMAAPADVEEAICRIAQKARACGIHLIVATQRPSVDVITGLIKSNIPTRIAFSVSSQVDSRTIIDSAGAEKLLGKGDMLFLENGTSKAVRIQGNFVSDEEIERVVNHAKKHMKPVFLFEQEELMKKSSIESEEDELLLEACEYVVDQGGASASSLQRRFRIGYNRAARLMDMMEKQGIISEARGSKPREVLISEQDLETIQESGM; via the coding sequence AGGAAAAGTTCAGCAAGTGCAAAGATCGAAAGAACGAAACCTCAAAAACTTAGCAGCACAGGGCATATGCCGGGAAAAGCAGCCAGAATAAAGACAAATACAGATTCAAAGAGGCCTTTTCATCCAACAGAGATTCCTTCGCCTATTTACGGCTTCAGGCCTAGAGACAATCAAGAACCATTAGAGTATCGAATTAGTCCAAGAGATGAAGCAAATCAAACTGGCAGCGAGCCGGGTTCAAGTTTATTTAAAAGCTTTCAGCAAGCCGCTCAATCTACTGAATCCGTTCTGTCAAAGTTAAATGAACATAAACGTGCTGAGCTCCTGAAAAGAGAAGCTGCGAGAATGAGGGAAATCCAAGACGTGAGAATTCCGGCAGCAGCCCTGCATGAAAAGCTGGAAAAAGATGATCCAGCCATTTTAAAAACGGAAGCCGCGGATTCTGTATCTGAAATCATTCCAGAAAACAGCTTGCAAAAATCAATTATTCCAGATAAAAGTCTGGATAAAGAAAAGGAAACCCCATTTCTTTCCTTTGCATCTGATGAAGATCATGAAGAAATCAACAGTGATACTGTTGAACATGTAAATGTAATAACAGAAGATACACTCACGCTGCCATATGAAAATAAAGAGGTAGCGGTAACGGCTGAGGAAACAGAAATCGTTATGGCTGAATATGCACATCCGCCTATAGTAAAGTCAGAAGAAGACTTCAGCCTTATTGATGAAAACGAAGAGAAACAAACGCTCACTGAATGGACGCCAAACGAGGAGCATGCAGAAGTTCCAGAGCCAGACGTTCTGACTGCAAGCGACGATGAGCTAAAGCTGCATACGGCCACTGCTGATAAGCATCATTATGAAAAGGAAGAGGAAAATCGTGTAACAGATGAACCAGCCATTAACAGAACTGAAAGATCGAATGAAAATCCTGCAGAAAAAGTGATAGAAAATCGATCAACAAGATCAACCGTTCCGTTTAATGTCATGATGTTTGGAAGAGATAAACAAAAAATCCAAAAGTCAGAAGGCTCTTCGAATTCTGGATCATCCTATCTTTTCCCGTCATTGCAGCTTTTGAACATTCCGCCTAAGGAATATGTAGATGATGTGGATTGGCTTAGAGAACAAACAGAATTGCTGAATGTGACGCTTGAAAACTTCAATGTAAAAGCAAGAGTTGTTCATGTTACACAGGGGCCTGCTGTGACACGTCTTGAAGTCCAGCCTGAACCTGGAGTGAAAGTAAATAAGATTACAAATTTAACAGATGATATCAAACTGAGCTTATCAGCTAAAGATATCCGCATAGAAGCGCCTATACCCGGCAAGAACAGAATCGGCATTGAAGTTCCGAACAGACACAGCAAAATGGTCTATTTGCGAGAAATCTTAAGAAGTGCGGAGTTCAGAAATAATCCATCTCCGCTGACGGCTGCCCTGGGCCTTGATATTTCTGGTCAGGCTGTTGTGACAGATCTTAAAAAAATGCCGCATGGACTAATTGCTGGAGCGACTGGTTCCGGTAAAAGCGTGTGTATTAATACAATCCTGGTGAGCCTTCTGTACAAAGCTTCCCCTCATGAAGTGAAGCTGCTTCTGATTGACCCAAAAATGGTCGAGCTAGCCCCGTATCACAATGTTCCTCATCTAGTAAGTCCGGTTATTACGGATGTAAAAGCTGCTACTGGAGCATTGAAATGGGCTGTAGAAGAAATGGAAAGAAGATATGAGCTATTTGCTCATGCGGGAGCAAGGGACATTTCCCGCTATAATGAACTTGCGGCAAAACATAATAGCGGTGAGCATATGCCATACTTGGTCATTGTCATTGATGAGCTTGCTGATTTAATGATGGCAGCTCCTGCTGACGTAGAAGAAGCGATCTGCCGCATTGCTCAAAAAGCAAGAGCGTGCGGAATTCATCTAATAGTTGCTACACAAAGGCCTTCAGTTGATGTCATAACTGGATTAATTAAGTCAAATATCCCGACCAGAATTGCTTTTTCTGTATCATCTCAGGTTGATTCACGGACAATTATTGACTCAGCCGGAGCAGAAAAATTGCTCGGTAAAGGGGATATGCTCTTTTTAGAAAATGGCACATCTAAAGCTGTCCGTATTCAGGGGAATTTTGTATCAGATGAAGAAATTGAACGGGTCGTTAACCATGCCAAAAAACATATGAAGCCGGTCTTTTTATTTGAGCAGGAAGAATTGATGAAAAAGTCCAGTATAGAAAGCGAGGAAGATGAACTGCTGCTTGAAGCGTGTGAATATGTGGTTGATCAGGGAGGGGCATCTGCATCAAGTCTGCAAAGAAGATTCAGAATCGGCTATAACCGTGCAGCAAGACTTATGGATATGATGGAAAAGCAGGGAATTATTTCAGAAGCAAGAGGAAGTAAACCCCGTGAAGTCCTAATTTCTGAGCAGGACCTTGAAACCATTCAGGAAAGCGGAATGTAA
- the murC gene encoding UDP-N-acetylmuramate--L-alanine ligase, giving the protein MTVYHFVGIKGTGMSALAQILHDMNYEVQGSDIEKTIFTQIALEQRGIPLFPFSKDNIKQGLTIIAGNAFPDSHPEIEEAHSLGLKVIRYHKFLGEFMEKFTSVGITGAHGKTSTTGLLAHVIQGAKPTSFLIGDGTGRGMEQSEYFVFEACEYRRHFLSYYPDYAIMTNIDFDHPDYFSSIDDVFKAFQEMAMQVKKGIIACGDDEYLQHIQANVPVVYYGFSEENDFQARNVVKATDGTSFDVFVRNTFYASFKIPTFGDHSVLNALSVIALCHYEEIDAEVIQAQLQTFEGVKRRFNEKKIGNQVLIDDYAHHPTEITATIDAARQKYPDREIVAVFQPHTFTRTQSFLEEFADSLQKADTVYLCDIFGSARENIGKLSIQDLQNKIDRASLIDEEETAVLKQHENGVLVFMGAGDIQKYQQAYEKALA; this is encoded by the coding sequence ATGACTGTTTACCATTTCGTTGGAATAAAAGGGACTGGAATGAGCGCCCTTGCACAGATTCTGCATGATATGAACTATGAGGTTCAGGGATCTGATATTGAAAAAACTATTTTCACTCAAATAGCTTTAGAACAGCGCGGTATTCCGCTTTTTCCATTTTCAAAAGACAATATCAAACAAGGATTAACTATTATAGCGGGAAATGCGTTTCCTGACTCGCATCCTGAAATTGAGGAAGCACACAGCCTCGGGCTTAAGGTGATTCGCTATCATAAGTTCTTAGGCGAGTTTATGGAGAAGTTTACAAGTGTCGGCATTACAGGTGCCCACGGCAAAACCTCGACTACAGGATTGCTTGCCCACGTCATTCAGGGAGCAAAGCCAACTTCATTTTTAATTGGAGATGGAACTGGAAGAGGCATGGAACAAAGCGAATACTTTGTTTTTGAAGCTTGTGAATATCGCAGACATTTCTTGTCTTATTATCCGGATTATGCGATCATGACGAATATCGATTTCGATCATCCGGATTACTTCAGCAGCATCGATGATGTGTTCAAAGCATTTCAAGAGATGGCTATGCAAGTCAAAAAAGGCATTATTGCCTGCGGTGACGATGAGTATCTTCAGCATATTCAGGCAAATGTGCCTGTCGTTTATTACGGCTTCAGTGAAGAAAATGATTTCCAGGCCCGCAATGTTGTAAAAGCGACTGATGGAACAAGTTTTGATGTGTTTGTCAGAAACACTTTTTATGCATCTTTTAAAATTCCGACTTTTGGCGATCACAGTGTACTGAACGCACTTTCTGTTATTGCGCTTTGCCATTATGAAGAGATTGATGCAGAAGTGATTCAGGCTCAGCTTCAAACGTTCGAAGGCGTAAAGCGCCGTTTTAACGAGAAGAAAATCGGCAATCAAGTTCTGATCGATGACTATGCGCATCATCCTACTGAAATCACAGCAACAATTGACGCAGCAAGACAGAAATATCCGGACCGTGAAATCGTTGCGGTCTTCCAGCCGCATACCTTTACACGCACACAATCGTTTTTAGAGGAATTTGCGGACAGCCTGCAGAAAGCAGATACTGTCTATCTTTGCGACATATTTGGCTCTGCCCGCGAAAACATTGGAAAACTGTCCATTCAAGATCTTCAAAATAAAATCGACCGTGCATCATTAATTGATGAAGAAGAAACAGCCGTCTTAAAGCAGCATGAAAATGGCGTTCTCGTTTTCATGGGAGCAGGAGACATTCAAAAATACCAGCAGGCCTACGAAAAGGCTCTTGCATAA
- a CDS encoding IS1182 family transposase, translated as MLSKNNQMNRDQLEMITLEQLVPEDHLVRKIEQALDFSFIYPLVEKVYSADRGRPSIDPVILIKMTFIQYLFGIRSMRRTIEEIETNLAYRWFLGFGFHDKVPHFSTFGKNYERRFKDTDLFEQIFYRILKEAIDKKLVNGEQVFIDSTHVKASANKRKYQKKIVRKETKSYEERLQNELNLDREENGKKPFPPDKFEPEEKEIKESTTDPESGYYVKDERTKQFAYSFHAASDEKGFVLGTIVTPGNVHDSAIFEPLLDQVTELHKKPAAVAADAAYKNPALAHYLNEKEIRPVFPYTRPKTKDGFFKKSDYVYDEHFDCYICPHDQVLPYRTTTKKGYRQYSSDPKVCENCPFLSQCTESQNHQKLIERHLWQEYLDEAEHLRHTEENKTIYAKRKETIERVFADAKEKHGMRWTTLRGLKKLSMQAMLTFAAMNLKKLASWTWKPAKAV; from the coding sequence ATGTTGTCTAAAAATAATCAAATGAATCGCGATCAACTAGAAATGATTACACTTGAACAGTTGGTGCCGGAAGATCACTTAGTCCGTAAAATTGAACAAGCTCTCGATTTTTCTTTCATCTATCCATTAGTAGAGAAAGTCTATTCCGCAGATCGAGGTCGTCCAAGTATTGATCCGGTCATATTGATTAAAATGACCTTCATCCAATACCTTTTCGGTATTCGATCCATGAGAAGAACCATTGAAGAGATTGAAACCAACTTAGCCTACCGTTGGTTTTTGGGTTTTGGTTTTCATGACAAGGTGCCCCACTTCTCAACATTCGGTAAAAACTATGAACGGCGCTTTAAGGATACAGATCTGTTTGAGCAGATATTTTACCGCATCTTAAAAGAGGCGATTGATAAGAAACTGGTCAATGGAGAACAGGTATTTATTGATTCAACTCACGTAAAGGCTAGTGCTAATAAACGAAAGTATCAGAAAAAAATCGTACGAAAAGAAACGAAATCATATGAGGAAAGGCTCCAAAACGAACTCAATCTAGACCGCGAAGAAAACGGAAAAAAGCCTTTTCCCCCAGATAAATTTGAACCGGAAGAGAAAGAGATTAAAGAAAGTACGACGGATCCGGAAAGTGGCTATTACGTAAAAGATGAAAGAACAAAACAGTTCGCTTACTCATTTCACGCAGCCTCTGACGAAAAAGGATTTGTTCTGGGGACAATCGTTACGCCTGGTAACGTGCACGACAGTGCAATATTCGAGCCTCTACTTGATCAAGTAACTGAGCTTCACAAGAAACCTGCTGCTGTTGCTGCCGATGCTGCTTACAAGAACCCTGCTCTTGCTCACTATTTGAACGAAAAAGAAATTCGTCCGGTTTTTCCTTATACACGGCCAAAAACAAAAGATGGATTTTTCAAGAAAAGTGATTATGTGTATGACGAACATTTTGATTGTTACATATGCCCGCACGATCAAGTGCTTCCTTACAGAACTACTACGAAAAAAGGATACAGACAATACTCTTCCGATCCGAAGGTTTGTGAAAATTGCCCATTCCTAAGCCAATGTACGGAGAGCCAAAATCATCAGAAATTGATTGAAAGGCATCTCTGGCAAGAATACTTAGATGAAGCTGAACACCTTCGTCATACAGAAGAGAACAAAACAATTTATGCAAAACGCAAAGAAACGATAGAGCGTGTCTTTGCAGATGCAAAAGAAAAGCATGGTATGCGTTGGACAACGTTGAGAGGACTCAAAAAATTGTCCATGCAGGCGATGCTTACTTTTGCTGCCATGAACTTGAAAAAGTTGGCATCCTGGACATGGAAGCCAGCGAAAGCGGTATAA